In Desulfobotulus pelophilus, a single window of DNA contains:
- a CDS encoding sigma 54-interacting transcriptional regulator, translated as MKDSQNVVWQERAEKAEEDARFYRMIFEKSTAPTIVIEADYTISRINERVEELLGYSKEEIEGKIDWLRFAVKEDLERMMRYHHLRRNDPAAAPGEYECRLMNRDGQIHDILIKLDMIRGTTTSVATLVNVTAEKEVVKTLRQREAEFRAIVEHFTGFLYTCHRDYRLAYINGPLGERTGKDANSGPCYEVVYGRTEPCLWCENDEVFSGKTLEVERLDPLDERWYSIVTTPIGGEDGSVLLRQTVMVDITERKMAEERMRSRAALLMEENERLKSSMKDRYRFHGIVGKSPEMQCVYDRILQAAGSGAAVVIRGESGTGKELVAQAIHGLSPRADKPFVPVNCGAIPETLMESEFFGYKKGAFTGAAEDKKGLLEMAGGGTLFLDEVGEIPLSMQVKLLRALEGNGFRPLGGREHVRTDIRIIAATHRNMEGMVAEGRMRQDFFYRLHIIPIHLPALRKRTSDIPLLVEHFLSAMEHDGGLPKLDARIMEAFSKYTWPGNVRELQNVLQRYVTLGSLDLPLMEEGDVNGEMRPGEIQNLKERLFMREREILMETLRRCKGHRGHTAEMLGIDRRTLERKMARYDLRGE; from the coding sequence ATGAAGGACAGTCAGAATGTTGTCTGGCAGGAACGGGCGGAAAAAGCGGAAGAAGATGCCCGCTTTTATCGGATGATTTTTGAGAAATCGACGGCACCGACCATTGTCATAGAGGCAGATTATACGATCAGCCGTATCAATGAGAGGGTCGAGGAGCTTCTTGGTTACTCGAAGGAAGAGATAGAAGGTAAGATCGACTGGCTTCGGTTTGCCGTGAAAGAGGACCTTGAAAGGATGATGCGCTATCACCATCTGCGCCGGAATGATCCTGCTGCAGCTCCCGGTGAGTATGAGTGTCGCCTTATGAACAGGGATGGCCAGATCCATGATATTCTGATTAAGCTGGATATGATACGGGGCACCACGACCAGCGTGGCAACCCTTGTGAATGTGACTGCCGAAAAGGAAGTTGTGAAAACCCTGCGCCAGCGGGAAGCCGAATTCCGTGCCATTGTGGAGCATTTTACCGGTTTTCTCTATACCTGCCACAGGGACTATCGTCTGGCCTATATCAACGGGCCGCTTGGGGAGCGGACGGGAAAGGATGCGAACTCCGGACCTTGTTATGAGGTGGTGTATGGTCGGACGGAGCCCTGCCTCTGGTGTGAAAATGATGAGGTGTTTTCAGGGAAAACCCTGGAAGTGGAGCGGCTTGACCCTCTGGATGAACGCTGGTACAGCATTGTTACTACTCCGATTGGTGGTGAAGACGGGTCCGTACTGCTTCGCCAGACCGTTATGGTGGATATTACGGAAAGAAAGATGGCTGAGGAGCGCATGCGTTCCCGGGCTGCCTTGCTGATGGAAGAGAATGAACGACTCAAATCCAGCATGAAGGATCGTTACCGCTTTCACGGTATTGTAGGGAAAAGCCCTGAAATGCAGTGTGTTTACGATCGTATTCTGCAGGCCGCGGGGAGTGGTGCGGCTGTGGTGATTCGCGGAGAGTCGGGTACGGGAAAGGAGCTGGTGGCGCAGGCTATCCACGGCCTGAGTCCGCGAGCGGATAAGCCTTTTGTTCCTGTAAATTGCGGTGCTATTCCGGAAACCCTTATGGAAAGTGAATTTTTTGGCTATAAAAAAGGCGCGTTTACCGGGGCTGCGGAAGACAAAAAAGGGCTTCTCGAGATGGCAGGCGGCGGTACACTGTTTCTGGATGAGGTGGGCGAGATTCCTCTGTCCATGCAGGTAAAATTATTGAGGGCCTTGGAAGGAAATGGTTTCAGACCTCTGGGCGGAAGGGAACATGTCAGAACGGATATCCGTATCATCGCGGCAACCCACCGGAATATGGAGGGTATGGTTGCGGAAGGCCGGATGCGTCAGGATTTTTTCTACCGGCTTCATATCATTCCCATTCATCTGCCAGCGTTGCGAAAAAGAACGTCTGACATTCCCCTTCTTGTGGAGCATTTTCTTTCGGCCATGGAACATGATGGTGGGTTGCCAAAACTGGATGCCAGAATAATGGAAGCTTTTTCAAAATATACGTGGCCCGGGAATGTGCGTGAACTTCAGAATGTTCTCCAGCGTTATGTGACTTTGGGAAGCCTGGATCTGCCCCTTATGGAAGAAGGGGATGTAAATGGAGAAATGCGGCCTGGAGAGATACAGAATCTCAAGGAGCGTCTGTTTATGCGTGAACGGGAGATTCTTATGGAAACTCTGAGGCGCTGTAAGGGGCATCGGGGACATACGGCAGAAATGCTGGGAATTGACCGAAGAACTTTGGAGCGTAAAATGGCGCGGTATGACCTGCGGGGTGAATAG
- a CDS encoding bacteriohemerythrin, protein MVASFGKKSLDFKIAGSLLLVVILALIFMLWAFLHVQMDHSSRIAAGIAEQIQAMDTAGMNGEARAALGGIYKDVRAMPHTLSHGMLIRMGLAAAASLLFVMLAMGFLFNRIFLIPVRELNASLRKAIKGKERDLTVRMGLVRKDEIGSLAAGFDLFVATLDDIIMSVGGKTQSIAAASSEVSMVSAEMEAESADLYRRSNSVAAAAEEMNTSMHTVAAASEEASTNIGMVAEAAAQMQINISGVAGNCREALHISTKARNQVHVVSGKVGTLGAAALEIGNVTELITEIAEQTNLLALNATIEAARAGEYGKGFAVVAGEIKKLAEQTADATRIIREKIGGIQSSTRETVEEVGTISHVISQVDQIVNEIVVSVDEQSSTASEVAANIDQASIGIREVNENVAQSSLVASEIARDIATVDTVAAEMSGRSRHMSISAKDLDLLASSLREMIAVFRVSNKGTTGHLASGLKAADIPDLMPWTPRLATSIQSIDAQHRELVRLINQLHKAMRLQKGAAELGSILKQLADYTVSHFAYEEELFARYGYPESRSHGKVHNNLVARVAGIQRDFESGKATVTMDLMDFLKDWLHTHILQTDMAYVPFLKGKMGKTD, encoded by the coding sequence ATGGTAGCATCGTTTGGTAAAAAAAGTCTGGATTTTAAAATTGCAGGGTCGCTCCTGCTTGTGGTGATTCTGGCTCTGATTTTCATGCTGTGGGCTTTCCTCCATGTGCAGATGGATCACAGCTCCCGCATTGCTGCCGGTATAGCAGAACAGATTCAGGCAATGGATACAGCAGGTATGAATGGCGAAGCCAGGGCCGCACTGGGAGGGATTTATAAAGATGTTCGCGCCATGCCCCATACCCTTTCCCATGGTATGCTGATTCGTATGGGGCTGGCCGCAGCAGCCAGCCTGCTCTTTGTCATGCTTGCCATGGGCTTTTTGTTCAACCGCATTTTTCTTATTCCCGTCAGAGAACTGAATGCCAGCCTGCGCAAGGCCATTAAAGGAAAAGAGCGGGACCTCACCGTTCGTATGGGGCTTGTGAGAAAGGATGAAATCGGCAGCCTTGCGGCCGGATTTGATCTGTTTGTGGCCACACTTGATGACATTATCATGAGTGTTGGCGGGAAAACCCAGAGCATAGCGGCGGCATCTTCTGAGGTTTCCATGGTTTCTGCTGAGATGGAGGCGGAATCGGCGGATCTGTACCGCCGCTCCAATTCTGTTGCTGCCGCAGCCGAAGAGATGAATACCAGCATGCATACGGTGGCAGCGGCCAGCGAAGAAGCGTCCACCAACATCGGCATGGTGGCAGAGGCCGCCGCACAGATGCAGATCAATATTTCAGGAGTGGCTGGAAACTGCCGGGAGGCTCTTCACATTTCAACCAAAGCCAGAAATCAGGTACATGTGGTTTCCGGTAAGGTCGGCACTCTGGGTGCGGCAGCTCTGGAAATTGGTAATGTGACGGAGCTGATTACGGAAATTGCGGAGCAGACCAATCTTCTGGCCCTCAATGCCACCATCGAGGCGGCGCGTGCTGGCGAATACGGCAAGGGTTTTGCCGTTGTGGCCGGTGAGATCAAGAAACTGGCAGAGCAGACGGCGGATGCCACCCGGATTATCCGTGAAAAGATAGGGGGAATTCAGTCATCCACCCGTGAGACCGTAGAGGAAGTGGGAACCATTTCCCATGTGATCTCTCAGGTGGACCAGATTGTAAATGAGATTGTTGTTTCCGTGGACGAACAGTCTTCAACGGCATCCGAGGTGGCGGCGAACATTGATCAGGCTTCCATCGGTATTCGGGAAGTGAATGAAAACGTGGCCCAGAGTTCCCTTGTGGCATCGGAAATTGCAAGGGATATTGCCACCGTGGATACGGTGGCGGCGGAAATGTCCGGCCGGTCCAGACATATGAGCATCAGCGCAAAGGATCTGGATCTTCTGGCTTCAAGCCTCAGGGAAATGATTGCCGTTTTCAGGGTGTCCAATAAGGGGACGACCGGACATCTTGCGTCCGGGCTGAAGGCAGCGGATATACCGGATCTGATGCCGTGGACTCCACGCCTTGCCACATCCATACAGTCCATAGATGCCCAGCACAGAGAGCTTGTACGACTGATCAACCAGCTTCACAAGGCCATGCGGCTTCAAAAAGGGGCCGCTGAGCTGGGGAGTATCCTTAAGCAGCTTGCGGACTACACCGTATCTCATTTTGCCTATGAGGAAGAGCTTTTTGCCAGATACGGGTACCCGGAAAGCCGATCCCACGGAAAGGTTCACAATAATCTTGTGGCCAGGGTTGCCGGGATTCAGAGGGATTTTGAGAGCGGAAAGGCAACGGTCACCATGGATCTTATGGATTTTCTCAAAGACTGGCTTCATACCCACATCTTACAGACCGATATGGCTTATGTTCCCTTTCTTAAAGGAAAAATGGGTAAAACAGACTGA
- a CDS encoding acetyl-CoA hydrolase/transferase family protein, whose protein sequence is MDVQALYHAKKVSVEKAVSLIRSGQWVDYGNFLCAPLTLDAALARRAEELEEVKVRAVGFPGLAAVATADPGGEHFIYNNWHFTGGDRILHDKGLCSYIPVLYHEGPRYYERDIETDVFMVRCAPMDKNGFFNYGVANSIQRAQAESARTVIVEVNTSIPVCQGGYDEALHISEVDYVVESDNSPLFCLKEPAVSAEDMKIAEHVVARIPDGACLQLGIGGLPNAIGRLIADSGIRDLGVHTEMLVDSYIDMYEAGRISGRFKRDLPGKMTYTFALGTQRLYDFIHHNSLCASFPVDYVNAPARIASNPRAVSINNAVEVDLYGQISSESSGIRQISGTGGQFDFAFGCYHSEGGQSFICLRSTTTDKNGNRKSRIRPTLEPGTIVTLPRTVTHWVVTEHGMANLKGKSTWERAEALIAIAHPDYREELMQEASRMNIWKRKLHPSVLTRDIRMAV, encoded by the coding sequence ATGGACGTGCAGGCCCTTTATCATGCCAAAAAAGTCTCCGTTGAGAAAGCCGTATCCCTGATTCGTTCGGGCCAGTGGGTGGATTATGGAAATTTTTTATGTGCTCCGCTGACACTGGATGCGGCCCTTGCGAGAAGGGCGGAGGAGCTGGAAGAGGTGAAAGTTCGGGCTGTGGGTTTCCCCGGTCTTGCAGCCGTGGCTACGGCAGACCCCGGCGGTGAACATTTTATCTATAATAACTGGCATTTTACGGGTGGCGACCGCATTCTTCACGATAAGGGTTTGTGCAGTTACATTCCCGTTCTTTATCATGAAGGCCCCCGTTACTATGAGCGGGATATTGAAACGGACGTTTTTATGGTTCGCTGTGCTCCCATGGACAAAAATGGGTTCTTCAACTATGGAGTCGCCAACTCCATACAGCGAGCTCAGGCGGAAAGTGCCCGTACGGTCATTGTCGAGGTCAATACCAGTATACCGGTATGTCAGGGTGGATATGATGAAGCATTGCATATTTCCGAGGTGGATTATGTGGTGGAATCGGACAATTCTCCCCTGTTTTGTCTCAAGGAGCCGGCGGTATCGGCAGAAGACATGAAAATAGCAGAACATGTCGTGGCCCGTATACCCGACGGAGCCTGCCTGCAACTGGGAATTGGCGGGCTTCCCAATGCCATCGGCCGCCTCATCGCCGATTCCGGTATCCGGGATCTGGGTGTGCATACGGAAATGCTTGTGGACAGCTATATTGACATGTATGAAGCCGGTCGTATCTCCGGGCGTTTCAAGCGGGATCTTCCGGGCAAAATGACCTATACCTTTGCCCTCGGAACCCAAAGGCTTTATGATTTCATTCATCATAATTCCCTTTGTGCCAGTTTCCCAGTGGACTATGTGAATGCACCTGCCCGTATTGCATCCAACCCCAGGGCGGTCTCCATCAATAATGCGGTGGAAGTGGATCTGTACGGTCAGATTTCCAGTGAATCTTCGGGTATTCGCCAGATTTCAGGTACGGGCGGTCAGTTTGATTTCGCCTTTGGCTGTTATCATTCTGAAGGAGGGCAAAGTTTTATCTGCCTGCGTTCCACAACAACGGATAAAAATGGAAACCGTAAGAGTCGGATCCGTCCTACGCTGGAACCCGGTACCATTGTTACTTTGCCCCGAACGGTGACTCACTGGGTTGTAACGGAGCACGGTATGGCCAATCTCAAGGGTAAGAGCACCTGGGAGAGGGCGGAAGCGCTGATCGCCATTGCCCATCCCGATTACAGGGAAGAACTGATGCAGGAAGCGTCACGCATGAATATATGGAAGCGGAAGCTGCATCCTTCTGTTTTGACCCGTGATATCCGCATGGCTGTATGA
- a CDS encoding OmpA family protein: MLLVRSLGAALGKYTLMIMVLFFSITAVFSAHASEKWKGYMPPVMSGAEVHHQEVAEFGRYDLVAGPVHSHTDKAGNRIAEIQDIMEVEGRISQTLYRGGEGNSPYQVYRYYRIWLEQAGFTEIFSCSPENAGSRFVNQWYGKNPFESDYGFRNSGPITGARFHHYITAKKETEQGTVYVSVMITQGGAVGWPQPGFRVDVVEETGFEVVVGEATGGFESELKEKGFSAFYGILFDSGKFRVKAESSETIGKIARYLKQNSSERFYVVGHTDGVGKLDFNIRLSENRAKAVVDELVRSGIEAGRMIPKGVGPLAPVATNEIPEGRAKNRRVELVRITPSSDGTL, from the coding sequence ATGCTGCTTGTTCGGTCCTTGGGTGCCGCATTAGGGAAGTACACCCTTATGATCATGGTTCTTTTTTTTTCCATTACGGCTGTGTTTTCTGCCCATGCTTCTGAAAAATGGAAGGGCTATATGCCGCCGGTTATGAGTGGTGCTGAGGTTCATCATCAGGAAGTGGCAGAGTTTGGCCGGTATGATCTGGTTGCCGGCCCCGTACACAGCCACACAGACAAAGCCGGTAATCGGATTGCAGAAATTCAGGATATCATGGAAGTGGAGGGACGTATTTCCCAAACCCTTTACAGGGGAGGTGAGGGGAACTCCCCTTATCAGGTATACCGGTACTATCGTATCTGGTTGGAGCAGGCCGGGTTTACGGAAATTTTTTCCTGTTCTCCGGAAAATGCCGGGTCGCGCTTTGTCAATCAGTGGTATGGTAAAAATCCCTTTGAAAGTGATTATGGTTTTCGTAATTCCGGTCCCATAACCGGTGCCCGTTTTCATCATTATATTACAGCTAAGAAAGAAACAGAGCAGGGAACTGTTTATGTGAGTGTGATGATCACTCAGGGAGGAGCCGTTGGCTGGCCCCAGCCGGGATTTCGGGTGGATGTGGTGGAGGAAACAGGCTTTGAGGTTGTGGTGGGAGAGGCTACAGGCGGATTTGAGTCGGAGTTGAAAGAAAAGGGCTTCAGTGCTTTTTATGGTATTCTCTTTGATTCGGGAAAATTCCGGGTCAAGGCTGAATCTTCTGAAACGATTGGTAAGATAGCCCGTTATCTGAAGCAAAACAGTAGTGAGCGTTTTTATGTTGTGGGTCACACGGATGGTGTGGGCAAACTGGATTTCAATATCCGTTTATCTGAAAACCGGGCGAAAGCTGTTGTGGATGAGTTGGTCAGATCCGGCATAGAGGCGGGCCGTATGATTCCGAAGGGGGTTGGGCCGCTGGCTCCCGTTGCCACTAATGAGATTCCGGAAGGACGGGCAAAAAACCGACGTGTGGAACTGGTGAGGATCACCCCGTCTTCTGACGGAACCTTGTGA
- a CDS encoding L-lactate MFS transporter: MEANAQETKVVNRWLVVGGSLLMQLSLGAIYTWSLFNRPLVEAYGWTPGDTVFTFSITLACFSLAVIIAGRIQDRIGPRKVAVIGGVLTGLGVGLASFATNIYFLYLTYGVIAGIGIGAAYVTPLATCVKWFPEKRGLITGLILAALGVGGMVFKPVILIFIENFGVSQSFLYLGCIYGVLIVTGAMALSVPPAGYRPPGWTPPVVKGGAAPAGSRRFSTAQAMRTPQFYMLVVWMFFGSAAALMIISVAANIGMSMLGLSLAAAGNAVVTIALFNACGRLGWGWISDKYGRKPSILANFVLLSLAMFYMALIPMTYAGFLVATCVVGFCFGGLAAMLPTLTAEWFGLANVGNNYGAIFLFYGVAALTAPRLSIAIGFENAFLVAGIACSVGVLVAIFARAPGRIPGGTPQEGLTPRVSGASS; encoded by the coding sequence ATGGAAGCAAACGCTCAGGAAACAAAAGTTGTCAACCGATGGCTTGTGGTGGGAGGCTCTCTCCTCATGCAGCTCAGTCTCGGTGCCATCTACACATGGAGCCTTTTCAACAGACCTCTGGTGGAAGCCTATGGGTGGACGCCGGGGGACACAGTGTTTACTTTTTCGATTACGCTGGCATGCTTTTCACTGGCTGTTATCATAGCTGGTCGGATACAGGACAGGATTGGACCACGTAAGGTGGCCGTTATCGGCGGTGTTCTCACGGGGCTTGGGGTGGGGCTGGCCAGCTTTGCCACCAATATTTATTTTCTGTACCTTACCTATGGTGTGATTGCAGGTATCGGAATTGGTGCGGCCTATGTTACTCCCCTTGCTACCTGCGTGAAATGGTTCCCGGAAAAAAGAGGTTTGATAACAGGGCTTATACTGGCTGCTCTGGGGGTGGGGGGTATGGTATTCAAACCTGTTATTCTGATTTTTATAGAAAACTTTGGGGTGTCCCAGTCCTTCCTGTATCTGGGGTGTATTTATGGCGTTCTGATTGTTACGGGTGCCATGGCTCTGTCTGTACCTCCAGCAGGTTACAGGCCTCCCGGCTGGACGCCTCCTGTTGTTAAGGGAGGGGCAGCCCCCGCTGGGAGCCGTCGTTTTTCAACGGCTCAGGCTATGCGGACTCCTCAGTTTTATATGCTGGTTGTCTGGATGTTTTTTGGCAGTGCCGCTGCTTTGATGATCATCAGCGTTGCTGCCAATATCGGCATGAGCATGCTTGGATTAAGTCTTGCTGCCGCAGGGAATGCTGTTGTGACCATCGCTTTGTTCAATGCCTGTGGTCGTCTTGGGTGGGGATGGATATCGGACAAGTATGGAAGAAAGCCTTCCATACTTGCTAATTTTGTGCTGCTGAGCCTGGCTATGTTTTACATGGCATTGATACCTATGACCTATGCAGGTTTCCTGGTGGCGACCTGTGTGGTGGGTTTTTGTTTCGGTGGGCTTGCCGCCATGCTGCCAACGCTTACGGCAGAATGGTTTGGCCTTGCTAATGTGGGTAATAATTATGGGGCCATTTTCCTTTTTTATGGTGTTGCCGCCCTTACGGCGCCAAGGCTTTCCATAGCCATTGGTTTTGAAAATGCTTTCCTTGTGGCGGGTATTGCCTGTTCTGTTGGTGTGCTGGTGGCCATATTTGCAAGAGCTCCGGGCAGGATCCCCGGGGGCACGCCTCAGGAAGGCCTGACTCCACGTGTCTCCGGTGCTTCTTCATAA